The Micromonospora sp. Llam0 genome includes a window with the following:
- a CDS encoding RDD family protein, with protein MLRRTGALVIDWLLCVLISSLFADPVRSGWPPVVVLIAEYGIFLGLFAQTPGMWLARIRCVSDADGGRIGVPRALLRGLLLALVIPPLVMDERRRGLHDRAAGSVVVAVPS; from the coding sequence CTGCTTCGCCGCACCGGTGCCCTAGTGATTGACTGGCTACTCTGTGTGCTGATCTCCAGCCTCTTTGCCGACCCGGTCCGGTCCGGCTGGCCACCGGTGGTGGTGCTGATCGCCGAGTACGGCATCTTCCTCGGGCTGTTCGCCCAGACCCCGGGAATGTGGCTGGCCCGGATCCGGTGCGTCTCGGACGCCGACGGCGGCCGGATCGGCGTACCCCGGGCACTGCTGCGCGGACTGCTGCTGGCTCTGGTGATCCCGCCCCTGGTGATGGACGAACGGCGGCGCGGCCTGCACGACCGGGCCGCCGGATCGGTCGTCGTCGCCGTCCCCAGCTGA
- the sucB gene encoding 2-oxoglutarate dehydrogenase, E2 component, dihydrolipoamide succinyltransferase, protein MPVSVTMPRLGESVTEGTVTRWLKQEGDRVEVDEPLLEVSTDKVDTEIPSPAAGVLTRIVVSEDETAEVGSELAVISGGQDDGGQQDDGGQTAPAEPAASAPQERPAEPEPAAAPEPAQPAADSAPPTAGGDATAVRMPALGESVTEGTVTRWLKQVGESVEVDEPLLEVSTDKVDTEIPSPVAGTLLEIKVPEDDTADVGAELALVGSPGGASAPAASEPAAASEPAAAPQAQPAQPTPAAQPEPAAAPQAEPAQPEPAAPAPAQPGASYASPAPAAESAAPAQATQAAAPAQQSAPAAPPASADGDGGYVTPLVRKLAAEQGVDLASVRGTGVGGRIRKQDVLTAAEQARAAAERAKAEQAKPATPAAAPTAAKAQPSPLRGRTEKMSRTRTVIAKRMHESLQSSAQLTTVVEVDVTKIARLRARVKGDFHAKHGVKLSFLPFFALAAVEALRTYPVVNASIDMQAGTITYPDGEHLGVAVDTERGLLVPVIRDAGDLNLGGLARRIADVAERTRTNKIGPDELSGATFTLTNTGSRGALFDTPIVPLPQAAILGTGAVVKRAAVVNDPELGEIIAPRSMVFLALSYDHRLVDGADAARFLSAVKERLEAGAFEGELGLS, encoded by the coding sequence ATGCCGGTATCGGTCACCATGCCCCGGCTCGGCGAGAGCGTCACCGAGGGCACCGTCACCCGCTGGTTGAAGCAGGAAGGCGACCGGGTCGAGGTCGACGAACCGCTGCTGGAGGTCTCCACCGACAAGGTCGACACCGAGATCCCGTCACCGGCGGCCGGGGTGCTCACCCGGATCGTGGTGAGCGAGGACGAGACCGCCGAGGTGGGCAGCGAACTCGCGGTCATCTCCGGCGGCCAGGACGACGGTGGGCAGCAGGACGACGGTGGGCAGACCGCCCCCGCCGAGCCCGCCGCGAGCGCGCCCCAGGAACGGCCCGCCGAGCCGGAGCCGGCCGCAGCGCCGGAGCCGGCCCAGCCGGCCGCCGACAGCGCGCCGCCGACGGCCGGCGGCGACGCCACCGCGGTCCGGATGCCGGCTCTCGGCGAGAGCGTCACCGAGGGCACCGTCACCCGCTGGCTCAAGCAGGTCGGTGAGTCCGTCGAGGTCGACGAACCGCTGCTGGAGGTCTCCACCGACAAGGTCGACACCGAGATCCCGTCGCCGGTCGCGGGGACGCTGCTGGAGATCAAGGTGCCGGAGGACGACACCGCCGACGTCGGTGCCGAGCTGGCGCTGGTCGGCAGCCCCGGTGGGGCTTCGGCTCCAGCGGCATCAGAGCCGGCCGCTGCGTCGGAGCCGGCCGCCGCGCCGCAGGCCCAACCCGCCCAACCGACGCCGGCGGCCCAGCCGGAGCCGGCCGCCGCGCCGCAGGCCGAACCGGCCCAGCCGGAGCCGGCCGCTCCCGCGCCGGCCCAGCCGGGTGCCTCGTACGCCAGCCCGGCCCCGGCCGCCGAGTCCGCCGCTCCGGCGCAGGCCACGCAGGCCGCAGCACCGGCACAGCAGAGCGCACCGGCGGCCCCGCCGGCCAGCGCCGACGGTGACGGCGGTTACGTCACCCCACTGGTCCGCAAGCTCGCCGCCGAGCAGGGGGTCGACCTGGCCTCGGTACGCGGCACCGGGGTCGGCGGGCGGATCCGCAAGCAGGACGTGCTGACCGCGGCCGAGCAGGCGCGGGCCGCCGCCGAGCGGGCCAAGGCCGAACAGGCCAAGCCGGCGACACCGGCTGCGGCACCGACGGCCGCCAAGGCGCAACCCAGCCCGCTGCGGGGCCGGACCGAGAAGATGAGCCGGACCCGGACGGTCATCGCCAAGCGGATGCACGAGTCGCTGCAGAGCTCGGCCCAGCTGACCACGGTCGTAGAGGTCGACGTGACCAAGATCGCCCGGTTGCGGGCCCGGGTCAAGGGCGACTTCCACGCCAAGCACGGCGTCAAACTGTCGTTCCTGCCGTTCTTCGCGCTGGCGGCGGTGGAGGCACTGCGTACCTACCCGGTGGTCAACGCCTCCATCGACATGCAGGCCGGCACGATCACCTATCCCGACGGGGAGCACCTCGGCGTCGCGGTGGACACCGAACGGGGGCTGTTGGTGCCGGTGATCCGCGACGCCGGCGATCTCAACCTCGGTGGGCTGGCGCGGCGGATCGCCGACGTGGCCGAGCGGACCCGGACCAACAAGATCGGGCCGGACGAGTTGTCCGGTGCCACCTTCACACTGACCAACACCGGTAGCCGGGGGGCGCTGTTCGACACCCCGATCGTGCCGTTGCCGCAGGCCGCCATCCTCGGCACCGGAGCGGTGGTGAAACGCGCCGCCGTGGTCAACGACCCGGAGCTCGGCGAGATCATCGCACCACGCTCGATGGTCTTCCTGGCGCTGTCCTACGACCACCGGCTGGTTGACGGCGCGGACGCCGCCCGGTTCCTCAGCGCGGTCAAGGAGCGGCTGGAGGCCGGTGCGTTCGAAGGCGAACTCGGCCTGTCCTGA
- a CDS encoding LLM class flavin-dependent oxidoreductase, giving the protein MTADPTTAPVAGDLNRPAVDLFLLAAHGLPATVGYARAAEAAGLGGVWLAEHHFVSYGQCPSATTLAGYLLGATRRIAVGTAAAVLSNRHPVALAEETVLLDAVSAGRFRLGVARGGPWVDLEVFGTGLDRYRDGFAESLDLLGRWLSGAETVGADGGFFAFRDVPVVPRPAGPIPVWVAATSPATVDLAASRGLPLLLGVHDDDAAKAATLARYADVAAAHGHDPAAVPHASVHLIGLADSRAAAERALRRTLPPWLATTREYVRIDGSAPAHRDLDAYAEHLLRVHPMGDAQECAARLAASAATVGAHRLVLMVEGVGPAGTGELITAIGADLLPALP; this is encoded by the coding sequence GTGACTGCTGATCCGACCACCGCGCCGGTGGCCGGCGACCTGAACCGGCCGGCAGTGGACCTGTTCCTGCTGGCGGCACACGGTCTGCCGGCCACCGTCGGCTACGCGCGCGCCGCCGAGGCAGCCGGCCTCGGCGGCGTGTGGCTGGCCGAACACCACTTCGTCTCGTACGGGCAGTGCCCGTCCGCCACCACCCTCGCCGGCTACCTGCTCGGCGCCACCCGTCGGATCGCCGTCGGCACCGCAGCGGCCGTACTGTCCAACCGGCATCCGGTCGCGCTCGCCGAGGAGACGGTCCTGCTGGACGCGGTCTCCGCCGGCCGGTTCCGGCTCGGTGTCGCCCGTGGCGGTCCCTGGGTGGACCTGGAGGTCTTCGGTACCGGCCTGGACCGGTACCGGGACGGCTTCGCCGAATCGTTGGACCTGCTGGGCCGCTGGCTCTCCGGCGCGGAAACGGTCGGCGCCGACGGCGGGTTCTTCGCGTTCCGCGACGTGCCGGTGGTGCCCCGACCGGCCGGTCCGATTCCGGTCTGGGTGGCGGCGACCTCGCCGGCCACGGTCGACCTCGCAGCCAGTCGGGGGCTTCCCCTGCTGCTCGGGGTGCACGACGACGACGCGGCGAAGGCCGCCACGCTGGCCCGGTACGCCGATGTCGCCGCCGCCCACGGACACGATCCGGCCGCCGTGCCGCACGCCTCGGTGCATCTGATCGGGCTCGCCGACTCCCGGGCCGCCGCCGAGCGGGCGCTGCGCCGGACCCTGCCGCCCTGGCTGGCCACCACCCGGGAGTACGTCCGGATCGACGGTTCGGCGCCGGCCCACCGGGACCTCGACGCCTACGCCGAGCACCTGCTGCGGGTGCATCCGATGGGCGACGCCCAGGAGTGCGCCGCGCGACTGGCCGCCAGCGCGGCGACCGTCGGCGCCCACCGGCTGGTGCTGATGGTCGAGGGCGTCGGTCCGGCCGGCACCGGCGAACTGATCACCGCCATCGGCGCCGATCTGCTTCCGGCCCTGCCCTGA
- a CDS encoding DUF2079 domain-containing protein: MPTAPSPLPDSAATDRPVTSGRPRGRVGGPTGWRADLVVAAVAVALAGWVTSGLWAGPNSRAITVNSSDQALFEWLLGYGGYALTHGENPLFTYLLNAPDGVNLAVNTSITVYAVLFAPLTFLIGPPATFLVILTLNLAGTGFAWYWLLCRLPTGDGGAPFVPSRLAAAVGGLFCGFAPAMVSHANAHLNWTAGWLVPIIVWRVLALRGRPGARPLTRGGWARNGLILGVAVSAAFSIAAEGLFFTALACGVFLGVWALDRSRAAEVRDALPRLLRALAVTAVVATTLLAYPLWLHFFGPQVFHGTGFDARVHSEDVLAYGAFPERSLAGVAGLGTGLAPNETEENSFFGVPLLVLTVGCLMLLWRAADPGRRATLRALAVTAAVFAVLSLGPRLKIGGTITDVPLPYAPLAGAPVFNAALPARLAMVVTPVIGILLALTLSLLLTRRAAGRARYGRWWAAAFVAALLPLAPASLLTVEREPIPDFITSGAWRDHVSQGGVLAPVPFTLDVLPDGQRWQAYAFAHRQGEFAIPSGFFLGPGGPDGRGRIGPVPRATNALLHEVARTGVVPPITDADRAAARADLRYWDAEAVVLADRVHGAKFPVDAEALLTATTELLGPPQRIADVWLWPAPEGGW; this comes from the coding sequence GTGCCGACCGCTCCGTCCCCACTGCCCGACAGCGCCGCGACCGACCGGCCGGTGACCAGCGGCCGTCCCCGGGGCCGGGTCGGCGGCCCGACCGGGTGGCGCGCCGACCTGGTCGTCGCGGCGGTCGCGGTGGCCCTCGCCGGCTGGGTCACCAGCGGCCTGTGGGCCGGGCCGAACAGCCGGGCGATCACCGTCAACTCCAGCGACCAGGCGCTGTTCGAATGGCTGCTGGGCTACGGCGGGTACGCGCTGACCCACGGCGAGAACCCGCTGTTCACCTACCTGCTCAACGCCCCGGACGGGGTGAACCTCGCGGTCAACACCTCGATCACCGTGTACGCGGTGCTGTTCGCGCCGCTGACCTTCCTGATCGGGCCACCGGCGACCTTCCTGGTGATCCTCACCCTCAACCTGGCCGGCACCGGGTTCGCCTGGTACTGGCTGCTGTGCCGGCTACCCACCGGCGACGGCGGCGCGCCGTTCGTGCCGTCCCGGCTGGCCGCCGCCGTCGGCGGGCTGTTCTGCGGGTTCGCGCCGGCCATGGTGTCGCACGCCAACGCCCACCTCAACTGGACCGCCGGCTGGCTGGTGCCGATCATCGTCTGGCGGGTGCTCGCGCTGCGCGGGCGCCCCGGGGCCCGGCCGCTGACCCGGGGCGGCTGGGCGCGCAACGGCCTGATCCTCGGCGTGGCCGTCTCAGCGGCCTTCTCGATCGCCGCCGAGGGCCTGTTCTTCACCGCCCTGGCCTGCGGCGTGTTCCTCGGCGTCTGGGCGCTGGACCGCAGCCGCGCCGCCGAGGTCCGCGACGCGCTCCCCCGCCTGCTACGCGCCCTGGCGGTGACCGCGGTGGTCGCCACCACACTGTTGGCGTACCCGTTGTGGTTGCACTTCTTCGGCCCGCAGGTGTTCCACGGCACCGGGTTCGACGCCCGGGTGCACAGCGAGGACGTCCTCGCCTACGGGGCGTTCCCGGAACGATCGCTGGCCGGCGTCGCCGGGCTGGGCACCGGGCTGGCGCCGAACGAGACCGAGGAGAACAGCTTCTTCGGCGTACCGCTGCTGGTGTTGACCGTCGGCTGCCTGATGCTGCTCTGGCGGGCCGCCGATCCCGGCCGGCGGGCCACGCTGCGGGCCCTCGCGGTCACCGCCGCCGTGTTCGCGGTGCTCTCCCTCGGCCCCCGGCTGAAGATCGGCGGGACGATCACCGACGTCCCGCTGCCGTACGCCCCGCTGGCCGGCGCGCCGGTGTTCAACGCCGCGCTGCCGGCCCGGCTGGCCATGGTGGTCACCCCGGTCATCGGCATCCTGCTGGCGCTGACGCTGAGCCTGCTGCTCACCCGCCGGGCCGCCGGGCGGGCGCGGTACGGCCGGTGGTGGGCCGCTGCGTTCGTCGCGGCGCTGCTGCCGCTGGCCCCGGCCAGCCTGCTCACCGTCGAACGGGAGCCGATCCCGGACTTCATCACCTCGGGCGCCTGGCGCGACCACGTCAGCCAGGGTGGGGTGCTCGCCCCGGTACCGTTCACCCTCGACGTGCTCCCCGACGGTCAGCGCTGGCAGGCGTACGCGTTCGCGCACCGGCAGGGCGAGTTCGCCATCCCGTCCGGTTTCTTCCTCGGCCCCGGCGGGCCGGACGGCCGGGGCCGGATCGGGCCGGTCCCCCGGGCCACCAACGCGCTGCTGCACGAGGTCGCCCGCACCGGCGTGGTGCCGCCGATCACCGACGCCGACCGGGCCGCCGCCCGCGCCGACCTGCGTTACTGGGACGCCGAGGCGGTGGTGCTCGCCGACCGGGTGCACGGCGCGAAGTTCCCGGTCGACGCCGAGGCCCTGCTGACCGCGACCACCGAGTTGCTCGGCCCGCCGCAGCGGATCGCCGACGTCTGGCTCTGGCCGGCCCCCGAGGGCGGCTGGTGA
- the lipA gene encoding lipoyl synthase: MTIAPEGRRLLRLEVRNAETPIERKPPWIKVKARMGPEFTELRGLVQREGLHTVCQEAGCPNIYECWEDREATFLIGGDQCTRRCDFCQIDTGKPAEFDADEPRRVGESVAAMGLRYATVTGVARDDLPDGGAWLYAETVRQIHTLQPGCGVELLIPDFNGDAGQLDEVFAARPEVLAHNVETVPRIFKRIRPAFRYERSLDVLTRARTAGLVAKSNLILGLGEERSEVSQALRDLHAAGCELITITQYLRPTPRHHPVQRWVKPEEFVELREEAEQIGFSGVMSGPLVRSSYRAGRLYQQALHQREAQPLAG; the protein is encoded by the coding sequence GTGACCATTGCTCCGGAGGGACGACGCCTGCTGCGCCTGGAGGTCCGCAACGCCGAGACCCCGATCGAGCGGAAACCCCCGTGGATCAAGGTCAAGGCCCGGATGGGGCCGGAGTTCACCGAGCTGCGCGGGCTGGTGCAGCGGGAAGGGCTGCACACCGTCTGCCAGGAGGCCGGCTGCCCCAACATCTACGAATGTTGGGAGGACCGGGAGGCGACCTTCCTGATCGGCGGGGACCAGTGCACCCGGCGCTGCGACTTCTGTCAGATCGACACCGGCAAGCCGGCCGAGTTCGACGCCGACGAGCCCCGCCGGGTCGGCGAGTCGGTCGCGGCGATGGGTCTGCGTTACGCCACGGTCACCGGGGTGGCCCGCGACGACCTGCCCGACGGGGGTGCCTGGCTGTACGCCGAGACCGTCCGGCAGATCCACACGCTGCAGCCCGGCTGCGGCGTCGAGTTGCTGATCCCGGACTTCAACGGCGACGCCGGTCAGCTCGACGAGGTGTTCGCCGCCCGACCGGAGGTGCTCGCCCACAACGTCGAGACGGTGCCCCGGATCTTCAAGAGGATCCGGCCGGCCTTCCGGTACGAACGCTCGCTCGACGTGCTCACCCGGGCCCGCACGGCCGGCCTGGTGGCCAAGTCCAATCTGATCCTCGGCCTCGGCGAGGAACGCTCCGAGGTGTCGCAGGCGCTGCGCGACCTGCACGCCGCCGGGTGCGAGCTGATCACCATCACCCAGTATCTACGCCCGACGCCGCGGCACCACCCGGTGCAGCGCTGGGTCAAGCCGGAGGAGTTCGTCGAGCTGCGCGAGGAGGCCGAGCAGATCGGCTTCTCCGGGGTGATGAGCGGCCCGCTGGTGCGTTCGTCGTACCGCGCCGGCCGGCTCTACCAGCAGGCGTTGCACCAGCGCGAGGCCCAGCCGCTGGCCGGCTGA
- the lipB gene encoding lipoyl(octanoyl) transferase LipB gives MTSTVSRLRGVRAGVVDYQTAWQEQRRLHAAVVAGEEPDTVLLLEHPSVYTAGKRTEPWDRPVDGTPVVDVDRGGKITWHGPGQLVGYPIVRLPEPIDVVAYVRRVEQLLIDVCAEFGLAATRLDGPNHSGVWVPADDRGPARKVAAIGIRVARKVTQHGFAINCDPDLTAYDRIVPCGLRDVGVTSLSAELGRPVTVAEVLPIVERHLPTLG, from the coding sequence GTGACCAGCACCGTTTCCCGCCTGCGCGGAGTCCGAGCCGGAGTCGTCGACTACCAGACCGCCTGGCAGGAGCAGCGTCGACTGCACGCCGCCGTGGTCGCCGGCGAGGAGCCGGACACCGTGCTGCTGCTGGAGCACCCGAGTGTGTACACGGCCGGCAAGCGCACCGAGCCGTGGGACCGCCCGGTCGACGGCACCCCGGTGGTGGACGTCGACCGAGGCGGCAAGATCACCTGGCACGGCCCGGGGCAGCTGGTCGGCTACCCCATCGTCCGGTTGCCGGAGCCGATCGACGTGGTCGCCTACGTACGCCGGGTCGAACAGCTGCTGATCGACGTCTGCGCCGAGTTCGGGCTGGCCGCCACCCGCCTCGACGGGCCGAACCACAGTGGAGTCTGGGTGCCGGCCGACGACCGTGGACCGGCGCGCAAGGTGGCGGCGATCGGCATCCGGGTGGCCCGGAAGGTCACCCAGCACGGTTTCGCGATCAACTGCGACCCGGACCTGACGGCGTACGACCGGATCGTGCCGTGCGGTCTGCGCGACGTCGGTGTCACCTCGCTGAGCGCCGAGCTCGGCCGGCCGGTGACCGTCGCCGAAGTGCTGCCGATCGTCGAGCGGCACCTGCCAACTCTCGGGTGA
- a CDS encoding SCO5389 family protein, whose amino-acid sequence MSLDVPAALLERAEAGRVDDAEFVDCVRQSLPYAWSVVSQVAAEAQSGTAEFADHAVPPPSEAERGQLLRALASDAIRGGLERHFGVKFAFQNCHRVAAFKLSAVGGEIYQEFISPVAQLRNQSPELRDC is encoded by the coding sequence ATGTCCCTCGACGTACCCGCCGCCCTGCTGGAGCGGGCCGAAGCCGGCCGGGTCGACGACGCCGAGTTCGTCGACTGCGTACGCCAGTCCCTGCCGTACGCCTGGTCGGTGGTGTCCCAGGTGGCCGCCGAGGCCCAGAGCGGCACGGCCGAGTTCGCCGACCACGCGGTGCCGCCACCCAGCGAGGCCGAGCGTGGCCAGCTGCTGCGGGCGCTGGCCAGCGACGCGATCCGGGGCGGCCTGGAGCGGCACTTCGGCGTGAAGTTCGCCTTCCAGAACTGCCACCGGGTGGCCGCCTTCAAACTCTCCGCCGTCGGCGGCGAGATCTACCAGGAGTTCATCTCTCCGGTGGCCCAGCTGCGCAACCAGTCACCCGAGCTGCGTGACTGCTGA
- a CDS encoding DUF4191 domain-containing protein → MAKPQEKVSFGQRLKQIGMVFSFTAKRDKWFVPLAVAAVVLPLAITVPVSLALGWMWLPVGILVALLAVLIVLNLRSNTAMMNVAEGQPGAAASLLENMRGDWRVTPAVSSTTQMDMVHLVIGRPGVILLAEGNPQRVRGLLGQEKRRLAKVIGSAPLYDYVIGTDEGELSIRKMRTTLMRLPRNLTGKDVNALDKRLTALSARPQLPKGAIPKNMRPPKGAFRQTRGR, encoded by the coding sequence ATGGCGAAACCCCAGGAGAAGGTGTCGTTCGGCCAGCGGCTGAAGCAGATCGGCATGGTGTTCTCGTTCACCGCCAAGCGCGACAAGTGGTTCGTCCCGCTGGCGGTGGCCGCCGTCGTGCTGCCGCTGGCGATCACCGTGCCGGTGTCGCTGGCCCTGGGGTGGATGTGGCTACCGGTCGGCATCCTGGTGGCGCTGCTCGCCGTGCTGATCGTGCTGAACCTGCGGTCGAACACGGCGATGATGAACGTCGCCGAGGGCCAGCCGGGTGCGGCGGCCTCGCTGCTGGAGAACATGCGCGGTGACTGGCGGGTGACGCCGGCGGTCAGTTCGACCACCCAGATGGACATGGTCCATCTGGTGATCGGGCGGCCCGGGGTGATCCTGCTCGCCGAGGGCAACCCGCAGCGGGTCCGCGGGCTGCTCGGTCAGGAGAAGCGGCGGCTGGCCAAGGTGATCGGCAGCGCGCCGCTGTACGACTACGTGATCGGCACCGACGAGGGCGAGTTGTCGATCCGCAAGATGCGGACGACGTTGATGCGGTTGCCACGCAACCTGACCGGCAAGGACGTCAACGCGTTGGACAAGCGGCTGACCGCGTTGTCGGCCCGGCCGCAGCTGCCCAAGGGTGCCATTCCGAAGAACATGCGCCCGCCGAAGGGTGCCTTCCGGCAGACCCGGGGCCGCTGA
- a CDS encoding TIGR01777 family oxidoreductase, whose amino-acid sequence MRILLAGASGFLGTRLTDHLHSCGHETVQLVRRPARGPAEVSWSPSAGQLDPAVFTGIDAVINLAGAGVGDKRWTDGYKALIRSSRVDSTTTLATAMSGVAAADRPAVLLNSSAVGWYGDTGDQPVEENAPAGEGFLADVARVWEAATGPAETAGVRVVRLRTGLPLHRDGGLLKPQLLPFRLGLGGKLGSGRQWVPWIAMQDWLRAVTFLLDHDDISGPVNVVGPAPVTNAAFGKALGAAVHRPAVMPIPAFALHVALGEFATEALHSSRVLPGALTEAGFTYRYPDLPDALHAALTQA is encoded by the coding sequence ATGCGCATCCTGCTGGCCGGCGCGTCCGGCTTCCTCGGCACCAGACTGACCGACCACTTGCACAGCTGCGGACACGAGACCGTACAGCTGGTCCGCCGGCCGGCGCGCGGGCCGGCGGAGGTCAGCTGGTCGCCGTCGGCCGGGCAACTCGACCCGGCGGTGTTCACCGGGATCGACGCGGTGATCAACCTGGCCGGTGCCGGGGTCGGCGACAAGCGCTGGACCGACGGCTACAAGGCGTTGATCCGGTCCAGCCGGGTCGACAGCACCACCACGCTGGCCACCGCGATGTCCGGTGTCGCGGCGGCGGACCGGCCGGCGGTGCTGCTGAACTCGTCGGCGGTCGGCTGGTACGGCGACACCGGCGACCAGCCGGTCGAGGAGAACGCCCCGGCCGGTGAGGGTTTCCTGGCCGACGTCGCCCGGGTCTGGGAGGCGGCCACCGGGCCGGCCGAGACCGCCGGCGTACGGGTGGTCCGGCTGCGCACCGGTCTGCCGTTGCACCGCGACGGCGGCCTGCTCAAACCGCAGCTGCTGCCGTTCCGGCTCGGCCTGGGCGGCAAGCTCGGCAGCGGGCGGCAGTGGGTGCCGTGGATCGCCATGCAGGACTGGCTGCGGGCGGTGACCTTCCTGCTGGACCACGACGACATCTCCGGCCCGGTCAACGTGGTCGGGCCGGCACCGGTGACCAACGCGGCGTTCGGCAAGGCGCTCGGCGCGGCGGTGCACCGACCGGCGGTGATGCCGATCCCGGCGTTCGCGTTGCACGTGGCGCTGGGCGAGTTCGCCACCGAGGCGCTGCACTCCTCCCGGGTGTTGCCCGGGGCGCTGACCGAGGCCGGGTTCACCTACCGGTACCCGGACCTGCCGGACGCGCTGCACGCCGCCCTGACGCAGGCGTGA
- a CDS encoding ATP-binding protein: MKICFVGKGGSGKTTLAALFARHLAATPAGVDGGPPPLLAVDADINQHLAAALGASDDEAVLLPALGDHLADIKEYLRGDNPRISSAAAMVKTTPPGRGSRLLTVAGANPIYDALVREVAGIRLAVTGPFATDDLGVACYHSKVGAVELLLNHLVDGPGEYVVVDMTAGADSFASGLFTRFDATFLVCEPTVRSVGVYRQYVGYARDYGVRVHVIGNKIDDESDVEFLREHVGADLLTWIGRSAFVKAAERGRHQPITAMEPANRDALDAMRTTVDACGKDWASYTRQAVEFHLRNAAAWANDRVGENLADQVDPEFVLGPELLVR, translated from the coding sequence GTGAAGATCTGTTTTGTCGGTAAGGGTGGCAGTGGCAAGACCACCCTGGCGGCCCTGTTCGCCCGCCACCTGGCGGCCACCCCGGCCGGCGTCGACGGCGGGCCGCCGCCGCTGCTGGCGGTCGACGCCGACATCAACCAGCATCTCGCCGCCGCCCTGGGTGCCAGCGACGACGAGGCGGTGCTGCTGCCGGCGCTGGGCGACCACCTGGCCGACATCAAGGAGTACCTGCGCGGCGACAATCCCCGGATCAGCTCGGCCGCGGCGATGGTCAAGACCACCCCGCCCGGGCGTGGCTCGCGGCTGCTCACCGTCGCCGGGGCCAACCCGATCTACGACGCGCTGGTCCGCGAGGTGGCCGGCATCCGGCTCGCCGTGACCGGGCCGTTCGCCACCGACGATCTTGGCGTCGCCTGCTACCACTCCAAGGTCGGCGCGGTCGAGCTGCTGCTCAACCACCTGGTCGACGGCCCGGGCGAGTACGTGGTCGTCGACATGACCGCCGGGGCGGACTCGTTCGCCTCCGGGCTGTTCACCCGGTTCGACGCCACCTTCCTGGTCTGCGAGCCGACGGTGCGCAGCGTCGGCGTCTACCGGCAGTACGTCGGATACGCCCGCGACTACGGCGTACGGGTGCACGTGATCGGCAACAAGATCGACGACGAGTCGGACGTGGAGTTCCTGCGCGAGCACGTCGGCGCTGATCTGCTGACCTGGATCGGCCGGTCGGCCTTCGTCAAGGCGGCCGAGCGGGGCCGGCACCAGCCGATCACCGCGATGGAGCCGGCGAACCGTGACGCTCTGGACGCGATGCGTACAACCGTCGATGCTTGTGGCAAGGACTGGGCCAGCTACACCCGGCAGGCGGTGGAGTTCCACCTGCGCAACGCCGCCGCCTGGGCCAACGACCGGGTCGGCGAGAACCTCGCCGACCAGGTCGATCCGGAGTTCGTACTCGGACCAGAGCTGCTGGTCCGCTGA